In the Leptospira barantonii genome, TCCAACGAATCGTCGGGAATTTCCCGCATCGCCTTCAACAGAAGATCGTTCGAGTAATCGGAATACATTCCTTCGGTGAGAATTCTCCGGAAACTGCGCGCTCCTCTTTCGCCGTGAAACAAACCGAGAACGTGTCTGAGCGCGTGATGCGGTTTTCCGTTTGTTTCCTTGAGAACGATTTCTTCCACGTATTCTTTCATACGAAGAACGATCTCCCTTCTGCTCAAAACAGGAGAATCGTCCCCGAAAAACAAGGAATCCACTTCCGAAAAAAGATACGGAGTTTCATAGGCGGCCCTTCCGATCATCACGCCGTCGTTCGTCTTCAATCGTTCCCGCATCTCGGCGATTGTTCGAATTCCTCCGTTGATCTCGATGAGAAGATCCGGGAATTCTCGTTTTAAGGCTTCGACGTCCGCATAACGTAAGGGAGGAATCTGACGGTTTTGCGCCGGGGAAAGTCCGCCCAAGATCGCGATCCTCGCATGAACGATAAATCGTCTAACACCCGCTTGGCGAACGCATTCTATGAACTTACAAAGATCCTCGAAGGTTTCTTTTCCGGGAATTCCGATTCTACACTTTACGGTAACCGGAATTTTTACGACTGCGTCCATCGCGGAGACAAGATCGGCGACCTTTTGTGGAGTTTCCATCAGACAAGCGCCGAAGTTTCCTTCTCTCACGCGGTCGCTTGGACAACCGACGTTGAGATTGATTTCGGAATAACCGTATTCTTCGCTGATCTTGGAAGATTCCGCGAGAGCCTTCGCGTCGTCCCCGCCCAATTGAATCGCAAGCGGAAGTTCTTCGGGACTATAGGATAAGAATCTATGACGATCTCCGTGTAGGATCGCGCCCGTATGAATCATCTCGGTATATAAGAACGTGTGTTTGGAAACGAGTCTTAAAAAATATCGAAAATGCCGATCGGTCCAATCCATCATCGGAGCGAGCGAAACAGGATATCGTTTCGGAGTTTTGGAGGCATTTTCAGACATAAGGAACTCAATCACCAGAATTTTTTTACAAACCTCTTCGGTCAAGGAACCTCCGTCCCGATTACGTCCCATTTACGGCTTGGAATTCGGAAAGAATTCAAAAACAATGTCAGGAAAGAATGCGCCTTTCCGAAGTTTATCAGACATCCCCTAAGGTCTTACGAAGAATTTCGATTCTTTTGATCTGGATTTGTTGTTCGATTCATTCTTCCTGCAGAAGTTTGGAATCCTTTTTGGAATCCGTGATTCTTACCGCCGGTGTGGATTCCACAAAACTCACGTTTTCCACGAGTTATAGTCCCTTGCAAGAATTCGTACGAAGTAGCGGAGGAACCAAAGATCCCGCAAACGCGGACAGAACCGTAAACCAAGATCCGTTTAAATCGGTTCCTTTTTATACGATCGGTTCGATTCCGAGAAGACTTTCCGCAACGCCGTTCACCGGATATTTCAAAATTCTAAACTATATGGCGTATAGTTTTTCCTTTATCGCACCGAGAACGTTTCGCGGAAATCTTCTGAACTTTCCGGACGACGGAAGGATTCCAACGAACTTCACCGAACATACGTTATACGGTCTTTATCCTCTTCCGGAACCGTTTGGAAGAAAAGCGGAATATCTCTACATCGACTATCAGTTTTATGCGACCTTGTATCTCGCTTTTTTGCAGTTTCAAAATTGGAACGTGGGACTCGGATTCAACCTAGGAGCGAGCATCTACGACTTCGACGTCTTGGAAAAAGAAGTTCGAGTTTCCTCTTCGCGTAACAAACACCGCGTGATTTCCGGAGTTCGATTTTTATACGAGTACAACATCGGACAATATTTCGAGGATTCCATATTTTATAATACGTATTTGTATTTCGAGTTTTCAAGTTTGGGAAGTTTGGATCGGGACCCAATCAAACAAACGATTCCCACTTCGCTCGGCGGAACCGTTCCCGATCTTTATCTGACGATGGACACGTATCGAGTCGGAGTTCGAAAGGAAATCCAACTATCAAGACCGACCGCGGACGATTTGTTGCGCAAGGACAGCGGTCCCGGAAACGAATCCTCTCCTCCGAAACAAACCGAACCCGTTCCCCCGAGAATCTGATGCTTTCCTGGAAAGAAAATTCAACTCCTATTTCAGAACAATTCGGCGATATATATTTTTCACCGGAGAATGGACTCGAGGAAACCAAACACGTTTTTATACAAGGGAACGATCTCCAAAACAGATGGAGAAATTCGAATATTCAAAATTCATTTTGTATTTTGGAATTGGGTTTTGGAACCGGGCTCAACTTTTTCACAACCTGGAAAGAATACATCGAACA is a window encoding:
- the dusA gene encoding tRNA dihydrouridine(20/20a) synthase DusA, with product MSENASKTPKRYPVSLAPMMDWTDRHFRYFLRLVSKHTFLYTEMIHTGAILHGDRHRFLSYSPEELPLAIQLGGDDAKALAESSKISEEYGYSEINLNVGCPSDRVREGNFGACLMETPQKVADLVSAMDAVVKIPVTVKCRIGIPGKETFEDLCKFIECVRQAGVRRFIVHARIAILGGLSPAQNRQIPPLRYADVEALKREFPDLLIEINGGIRTIAEMRERLKTNDGVMIGRAAYETPYLFSEVDSLFFGDDSPVLSRREIVLRMKEYVEEIVLKETNGKPHHALRHVLGLFHGERGARSFRRILTEGMYSDYSNDLLLKAMREIPDDSLDLISSV
- a CDS encoding LIC10647 family lipoprotein; the encoded protein is MRLSEVYQTSPKVLRRISILLIWICCSIHSSCRSLESFLESVILTAGVDSTKLTFSTSYSPLQEFVRSSGGTKDPANADRTVNQDPFKSVPFYTIGSIPRRLSATPFTGYFKILNYMAYSFSFIAPRTFRGNLLNFPDDGRIPTNFTEHTLYGLYPLPEPFGRKAEYLYIDYQFYATLYLAFLQFQNWNVGLGFNLGASIYDFDVLEKEVRVSSSRNKHRVISGVRFLYEYNIGQYFEDSIFYNTYLYFEFSSLGSLDRDPIKQTIPTSLGGTVPDLYLTMDTYRVGVRKEIQLSRPTADDLLRKDSGPGNESSPPKQTEPVPPRI